One region of Lathamus discolor isolate bLatDis1 chromosome 2, bLatDis1.hap1, whole genome shotgun sequence genomic DNA includes:
- the SEC61G gene encoding protein transport protein Sec61 subunit gamma, with translation MDQVMQFVEPSRQFVKDSIRLVKRCTKPDRKEFQKIAMATAIGFAIMGFIGFFVKLIHIPINNIIVGG, from the exons ATGGATCAGGTAATGCAGTTCGTGGAACCCAGCCGTCAGTTTGTAAAAGACTCCATACGACTTGTTAAAAGATGCACCAAGCCTGACAGGAAAG AGTTCCAGAAGATTGCCATGGCAACAGCAATAGGCTTTGCGATAATGGGATTTATTGGTTTCTTTGTCAAACTGATCCACATCCCCATCAACAATATCATTGT AGGCGGCTGA